The Stenotrophomonas indicatrix DNA segment TCTGCCAATCGTTTCCTGTTCATCGGCGCTGTTTCATTGGTTCATCAGCCTCAGCGTCCTGGCGCTTGCTCTGGTGTTCGTTGGAAACGGCGTTCCCGCCACCTTCCCGCTGATTCTGGTAGTGATGGTCCCGCTGGTGCTGTATGCGCTGGGCATCAGCTGGATGCTGGCGTCGGTCGGCGTGTACCTGAGGGACGTCAACCAGGTGGTCGGTGTGTTTTCGCAGATTCTGCTGTTCATTTCGCCTGTGTTCTTCCCGGTTACCAAGATTCCCGAGTACATCCGTCCGCTTTTCCTCGCCAATCCGCTTACGACCATCATCGAGCAGGCGCGTGCCGTCGCGGTGTTCGGCCAGCTGCCGGACTGGTGGCAGTTGGCGGGCCAGTGCGCTGTCGCTT contains these protein-coding regions:
- a CDS encoding ABC transporter permease, which gives rise to MLGLFWSFVNPLLMLSVYTLFFSVILKVRWGDQPQRQSDFAILLFVGLILHGFIAECINRAPGLITGNVNYVKKVVFPIGILPIVSCSSALFHWFISLSVLALALVFVGNGVPATFPLILVVMVPLVLYALGISWMLASVGVYLRDVNQVVGVFSQILLFISPVFFPVTKIPEYIRPLFLANPLTTIIEQARAVAVFGQLPDWWQLAGQCAVASVVCLLGMVWFRRTKCGFADVL